CATCGGCGGTATTCTCGTTCCAGGCGGCTTCGGCGACCGGGGCATTGAGGGCAAGATCTCGGCGATCCGTTATGCGCGTGAGAAGCTGATTCCGTTCTTCGGCATTTGCCTGGGAATGCAGGTGTCCGTCATTGAGTACGGCCGTTCCATGCTGGGACTGGCAGGGGCGAACAGCTCCGAGATCGATCCTGCGACCCCGCATCCGCTGATTGACCTCCTGCCGGAGCAGAAGGATATTGAAGATATGGGCGGCACGATGCGTCTGGGGCTGTACCCTTGCAAGCTGCTGCCGGATTCCCTGGCGATGTCCTGCTATGACGATGAACTGGTGTACGAGCGCCACCGCCACCGGTACGAGTTCAATAACGCATACCGCGATGAGATTGAAAAAGCCGGTCTGGTCATTTCCGGAACCTCCCCGGACGGACGTCTGGTGGAGATTGTCGAGCTGCCGGGTCATCCGTGGTTCCTGTCCGTGCAATTCCACCCGGAATTCACGTCGCGCCCGAACCGTCCGCAGCCGCTGTTCCGTGAATTTGTCGCAGCTTCGCTGACACATTCCGAGCAAATGTAAGGTATTGGGCCAATAGGTAAAATGAACAGGCCGGCCCGGCCTGCGGGAGCCTCCTTAGGGAGGCTTCTTTTTTAAAGGATAGCCCTGCACAACTCCTTCCGGATTGCAAGGGGACTGTACTCCCGCTTTTTCACAGATATCCCCCCTTTATATGGCATAGATTTACGCATTTTAGCCAATTAGCAGGATTTTGGCTGCAAAGCACGAATAATAGGTTTCGTATAGAATTAAGTTGAAGCGGGGCCGTTAGCTGTTGAGAGGGCGCGGTATGGACAATCTGCCTTAAACTCTGGGAGGGTATCGTATGGAAAAGAAGAAAGTATTAATCGTCGACGATCAGAATGGAATCCGGATTCTTCTCATGGAAGTATTCAATAGTGAAGGTTATGCCACCTTTCAGGCAGCTAACGGAAAAATGGCGCTGGACATCGTCAGGACCGAGTCGCCGGATATGGTTCTTCTGGACATGAAGATTCCTGGAATGGACGGGCTGGAGATCCTTAAGCATCTGAAGGAGCTGAATCCGTCAATCAAGGTCATTATGATGACCGCCTACGGGGAACTCGACATGATCAAGGAAGCCACCAAGCTGGGCGCCCTGATGCACTTCACCAAGCCGTTTGATATCGATGAGATGCGTGTCGCCGTCAATATGCACCTGCACAACAAATCGGTAGACCAATGCAGCTAGCTTCAGAAGTTCGGAGTTTGGGAATGTCTTGTTATGGATACGCTAAAATAGGAAAATGATCCGCAGATAAAGGGTTGGCTAAATATCGTCCCACCGGGACATTTTTTTGTGTATCCTATTTAGTATTTAATACAGGATGTGCTATAATAGGCCTGTATGTGATGTCGGCTTATATAAGCAGCCCAATATTTTAGGAGGATTGAAACCATGCCATTAGTATCTATGACAGACATGTTATCCAAAGCACTTGAAGGAAAATATGCGGTTGGCCAGTTCAACATCAATAACCTGGAGTGGACTCAAGCGATTCTTGGTGCAGCAGAAGAAGAGAAGTCACCGGTAATCCTTGGTGTATCCGAAGGCGCAGCCCGTCACATGGGCGGATTCAATACGGTAGTGAAGATGGTTGAAGGTCTGATTCAGGACATGAAGATCACCGTTCCTGTAGCGATTCACCTGGACCACGGTTCCAGCTTTGACAAATGTAAAGAAGCTATCGATGCCGGATTCACTTCCGTTATGATCGACGGCTCCCACCATCCAATCGACGAGAACATTGAAATGACTAAGAAAGTCGTTGAATATGCTCACGCCAAAGGCGTATCTGTAGAAGCAGAGGTAGGTACTGTAGGCGGACAGGAAGATGACGTTATCGGCGGCATTCAGTATGCTGACCTTAACGAATGCGTACGCATCGTTAAAGAGACCGGCATTGACACCCTGGCTCCTGCACTTGGCTCCGTACACGGCCCTTACCATGGCGAGCCTAACCTGGGATTCAAGGAAATGGAAGAGATCTGCAATGCAGTTAAGCTTCCGCTCGTGCTGCACGGCGGTACTGGTATTCCATTGCATGATATCCAGAAGTCCATCTCCCTGGGAACTTCCAAGATCAACGTGAACACTGAGAACCAGATTGCATTCGCTAAGGTTGTCCGTGAAGTGCTTGCTGCTAAGCCTGATGCTTACGACCCGCGTACATTCATCGCACCGGGCCGCGAAGCGATCAAGCAGACCGTTATCGGCAAAATCCGTGAGTTCGGCTCCAGCAACAAAGCCTAATTATTAACCTGCCGCATAACCCGTTTTTCCACACAAGCCATTCGTTTTCCTCAGAAACGGTCGCCGTCCTAAGCTAAGGGCGGCGCAGCCGTTTCTTCTTCTAATCACCAATCACCATTACCGTATGTCTCACAAGCCACAACTGGTATTGCCGCAACAAGATGCAATACACGTAGGGGGAACCTGATAAATTTATGGAAAAGTTAATGATAGGCGGCGGACGTCCACTAGAGGGTGTTGTAACCATCAGCGGGGCCAAGAATAGCGCCATTGCGCTCATTCCTGCGGCAATTCTGGCGGAGTCTGAAGTGGTGCTGGATAATCTGCCTGCGCTTAGCGATGTTGCCGTGTACTCCGAGATTCTGGAGGAGCTGGGCGCAAATGTGTCGTGGACAGGCAGCCAGATGAGAATTGATCCCTCCCGCATCGTCTCCATTCCCATGCCGAACGGACCGGTTAAGAAACTCCGGGCCTCTTACTATATGATGGGCGCCCTGCTGGGCCGTTTCAAGGAAGCGACCATTGGCCTGCCCGGCGGCTGCAATTTCGAGCCCCGTCCGATTGACCAGCATATCAAAGGCTTTGAAGCGCTTGGTGCAACGGTTACCAATGACCACGGCTCCATTCACCTGTATGCCAAAGAACTGCGCGGCGCCAAGATCTACCTGGACGTATCCAGTGTGGGCGCCACCATTAATATCATGCTCGCGGCTTCCCGTGCCAAAGGCTCTACAATTATCGAAAATGCGGCTAAAGAGCCTGAGATTATAGATGTAGCTACCCTGCTCAACTCCATGGGCGCTGTGATTAAAGGCGCCGGCACTGAAACCATCCGGATCGAAGGCGTAAATGAGATGCACGGCTGCCGCCATTCCATCATTCCTGACCGCATTCAAGCCGGAACATACATGATTGCCGCTGCAGCAACGCGGGGCAATGTGCTGATTGATAACGTGATTCCCAAGCATCTGGAGGCGCTGACCGCCAAGCTGCTGGAGATGGGAGTAGACATAGAAGAACTGGATGAGAGCATCAGGGTGATCGGCAGACCCTCTTACGAGCATGTTGATGTCAAGGCATTGATATATCCCGGCTTCGCCACGGACCTGCAATCGCCGATGACCAGCATCCTTACCCAGGCTGAGGGAGTCAGCGTCCTGAGCGATTTCGTATACAGCAACCGGTTCAAGCATGTGCCTGAGCTGGTCCGTATGGGCGCCAAGATCCGGGTGGAAGGACGTTCGGCGATTATTGAAGGCGGCAAGCTGAATGCGGCCAAGGTCAAGGCTGCCGATCTCCGGGCAGGAGCAGCGCTGGTAATCGCCGGGCTTACCGTTGAGGAAGGCATTACTGAAGTAACGGGCGTGGAATTCATCGACCGCGGATATGACAACCTCGTAAGCAATCTGCGCAATTTGGGAGCCGAAGTCTGGCGCGAGCACGAATAATGAGGATACCCGGATATGGAACGTGTATATTTTGCTGTTTATCTGCATATCTCCTTCCAATTCGGGTAATCCTATCCTAATAAGCATTTTCATAGACTCATAGTTTAGAACTCATCATACAAAATTGAATAGGTGGTTATTACATGGATCTTCAAATTTCCGATCTGGAAGAAATGAAGCTGACCGATCTGTATAAGCTGGCTAAGAAATACCAGATTCCTTACTACGGGACGCTTAAGAAGCGGGAGCTGATCTTCGCGATTCTCCGCGCGCAGGCCGAACAGAGCGGCCTGATGTTCATGGAAGGCGTGCTTGAGATTCTGCCGGAGGGCTACGGCTTCCTCAGACCGATTAACTATCTGCCGAGTGCCGAGGATATCTATATCTCTGCTTCGCAGATCCGCAAGTTCGACCTTAGAAGCGGTGACCTGGTCTCCGGGAAATGCCGGACGCCCAAAGAGAATGAACGCTACTTCGGACTCCTGCAGGTCAATGCCGTCAACGGCGAGAATCCGGCAAGCGCAGCGGAACGGCTGCATTTTCCAGCGCTGACACCACTGTATCCGCAAGACAAGCTGCCGCTTGAGACATCCCCAACCCATCTATCTACCCGTATCATGGACTTGCTTGCTCCGGTAGGCCTGGGGCAGCGCGGTTTGATTGTAGCACCTCCCAAAGCGGGCAAGACGCTCCTCCTGAAAGAAATTGCCAACAGCATCTCCACCAACAATCCTGAGATTGCACTGTTTGTTCTGCTGATCGATGAACGTCCGGAGGAAGTGACGGATATGCAGCGTTCAGTCAAAGGTGAGGTCGTGGCTTCAACGTTCGATGAGCTGCCGGAGAATCATATCAAGGTGGCTGAGCTTGTGCTGCAGCGCGCGCTGCGTCTGGTAGAGCACAAGAAGGATGTCGTCATTCTGCTGGACAGCATCACCCGTCTCGCCCGGGCCTATAATCTAGTGGTTCCGCCGTCCGGACGGACGCTCAGCGGGGGGATTGACCCTGCGGCCTTCCACCGGCCGAAGCGCTTCTTCGGTTCCGCGCGTAACGTGGAGGAAGGCGGCAGCCTGACGATTCTGGCCACCGCGCTGGTGGATACCGGGTCGCGTATGGATGATATTATCTATGAAGAATTCAAAGGAACAGGGAACATGGAGCTGCATCTGGACCGCAAGCTGGCGGAACGCCGGATCTTCCCTGCGATCGATATCCGCCGTTCGGGTACACGCCGTGAAGAAGTGCTGCTGTCCAAGGAAGAGCTGGATACCATCTGGTCGATCCGCAAGAATATGAACGAATCGTATGACTTCGTAGAAGGCTTCCTCAAGAAGCTGCGTGACAGTAAGACGAATGCTGAGTTCCTGGCTTCCTTTGATGTAGCCGGCAACAAGGAATCCCAATCGGCAAGCGGCACGGCCAGCAAGGGCGGAACGTCGAACAGCGGGGCATCTGCCCGCCGTACTACCCGGCCTAAGGCACCGACTGTGCCTACAACCTAAGGAATGAGAACAAGAGGAGAATAACATGTATCTGGTATATGCTGACGAGCAAGGAAACGTATATGATCATCCCGAGCTGTATGCTCTTGCCCGCAGCGGCGATATGATTGTCGAGATGCTGGAGGAAGAGCTGATTCCGCTGCCTGAAGGGGCCACTCTGGTGGGACTTCCCTGTACGTGGGCGGTGGGGATGAATCCTGAGACAGGCGAGATGCTGCCGCTGCCGGAAGGCTCCCAGGCGGTCGGGGCGCTGCTGCCGCAGGGATATACCCGTCTGTGTCTTCCGGGTTATGTCAAGACAGACAAGTCGTATAAGCTTCCGCTCTTCGGTTATTCCGCAGTGGTGTGGAAGGATGGCCGGTTCTATGTGGCGGCTGATCTGACTGATGATCCGGAGCAGTGGAATCCTCTGAATTGCGACCGGGAGCTAGTGAAGGCCGGTGTGGGTGACCTGACGGCCAAATATCCCGAGAACCGTCTGTACGGCCATTTATCCAACTGTGCGCTGGGCTATGAATGCCTGACTTCATCGAATACCTTCCTGGGCCGGTGGGAGGGAGCGGTTCCTGTCTCCTATTCCTGTAATGCCGGATGCTTCGGCTGCATCTCGGAACAGCCGGATGACAGCGGATTTGTATCCCCGCAGACGCGGATGAACTTCCGTCCTACGGTGAGTGAAATCTCCCAAGTTATGCTGGAGCACCTGAAGACGCCCCAGTCGATCGTCAGCTTCGGACAAGGCTGTGAAGGGGAGCCTTCCACCCAGGCCAAGCTGATCATTGAGTCTATCCGTGAGGTGCGCGCCATCACCGATATGGGCTATATCAATATCAATACGAATGCCGGGCTGAGCGATCATATCCGCGGGATTGTCGATGCCGGCCTTGACCTGATGCGGGTCAGCACAATCAGTGCTCTGGATGACCATTATAATGCGTATTACAAGCCGCGCGGGTATACATTGGCTAATGTTGAGAAGTCTCTCAAATATGCGGCATCCCAAGGCGTTTACACTTCCATCAACTATCTGATCTTCCCCGGGGTTACCGACCGTGAGGAAGAGATTGAGGCGATGGTTGAATTCGTCAGACGTACAGATCTGAAGCTGATTCAGATGCGGAATCTGAATATTGACCCGGAGAGTTATCTGGCGCTCATTCCGCCGGCGCAAGGCGAGATTCTTGGCATGAAGACGATGCTTGAGATTTTCCGGGAGGAGCTTCCTGGCGTGGTCATCGGCTCCTTCACCCATGTTCCGCCTGCTGAGCTGGCCCGCGCGAAGCAGCGCAGTGTACGGATCTAGCGCTAGCGGATAGACAGCGGCAGAATCTATTGCAGTGCCCGGGCTTCCATGCTAGAATGTAGTTTGCGTAATCATATAACTCTAGGCCCGCATGAGGCTTAGGGCATGAGAGGTGAGATTTTAGATGCAAACAGCCATTCAACCCAAGTACAACGTAACGAAGGTGACCTGCTCTTGCGGCAACACGTTTGAGACAGGCTCGGTTAAGCAGGAGCTTAAAGTCGAAATTTGCTCCAGCTGTCATCCGTTCTACACCGGCAAGCAGAAGTTCCTGGATGCCGGCGGCCGTGTTGACAAATTCAAGAAGAAATACGGAATTTAATGGATCTGCCGCTCTGCGGCTTAAGATGACGGACCCTTGCGGCGATTGGTGCTGCAGGGGTCTTCTTGTGGTCTGCGGCAGAGAGTTGCTCCTGCATGAGGGCGTTGCCAATCTATATGAATAGTTGATTTTTGCCCGGCCGTAAGCTATACTTATCTTCGCCGTGCTAGACGGGGAGGTAGCGGTGCCCTGTAACTCGCAATCCGCTGTAGCGAGGTTGAATTCCTGTTAGAGGTGCTGTCGATGTGAGGCCTTGGTACCTATGGGCTGTGTTGACGGCTGGGTCCTCCGCAATGAGTGCTTGTGAACCTGGTCAGGTCCGGAAGGAAGCAGCCATAAGCAAGTTTTCTCTTGTGCCGGAGGGTGGCCTAGCCCGAGCAGTTTTGTAGGATTACCGCTCGGATCGCAGTCATCAATAACAGGTGCACGGTTTATATACTTGGATATGGATAGCGTCTTTGCCACTAGCGAAGATGCTTTTTGTTTTTTCGGATGATGAATAAGACCTGTGCCTGATTGCCGTATTCCCGTTTCTGCATGGTTAACCACTGGGGAATATAGTATAATAAATTAGCGACAACTGCCGGAAAGCGGCAGCCTGAGAGAGGGTAATGCATAGTGGAACATATCGCGCTGTACCGTGCCTGGCGGCCGCAGTCGTTTCAAGATATGGTGGGGCAGCAGCATATTATCCAGACCCTGCAGAATGCCATCCGCGAACAGCGGGTGTCGCATGCCTACCTGTTCAGCGGTCCGCGGGGAACCGGTAAGACCAGTGCTGCCAAGGTATTGGCCAAGGCAGTCAACTGTGAGCGGGGACCCGGTCCGGAGCCGTGTAACGAATGCCCGTCCTGTCTGCGGATTACCGCTGGCAACATCATGGATGTCCAGGAGATCGATGCGGCGTCCAACCGGGGCGTAGAAGAGATCCGCGATCTTCGGGATAAGGTGAAATATGCGCCTACTGAAGTCCGCCGTAAAGTGTATATTATTGACGAAGTGCATATGCTGACAACAGAGGCATTCAATGCCTTGCTTAAGACACTGGAGGAGCCGCCGCAGCATGTGATGTTCATTCTGGCGACCACCGAGCCCCATAAGCTGCCGGCCACGATTATATCCCGCTGTCAGCGGTTTGATTTCCGCCGGGTCTCGCTGGAGGAGCAGACCGGACGCCTGACGGAGATCTGCCGGAAGGAAGGCATCTCAGCCGATGACGATGCCCTTCAGTATATTGCCCGCCTGTCAGACGGTGGGATGCGGGATGCGCTGAGCATTCTCGACCAGATCTCTTCGTTCACTGACGGGAAGGTAACCTACCAGCAGGTGCTGGGCATGACCGGGGGGATTCCCTCCGAGCAGTTCGCCCGGCTGGCGGCTGCGATTCTTGAAGGCGACATGGGACAGCTGCTGGAGCTTGTAGAGCAGCTCATGCATGAAGGCAAGAGCGCGGATAAGTGTCTGGAGAATCTTTTGTATTATTTCCGCGACTTGCTTATGATCAAGATGGTGCCCGGAGCAGACCAGCTGACGGACCGGGTGCTGAATCCGGCTGATTTCCGTGACATGGCTGCGGCCTACAGCCGTGAGCGGCTGTTCGTGATTGTGGAGACGCTGAGCCGTTATCTGGGTGAGATGAAGTATGCCTCGCATCCGCAGACGATCTTTGAGGTGGCGCTGATGAAGCTGTGCAGCAGCGGATCAACTGCGGGAGATGCGGCGGGGATTCCGGCTGCAGACGCGGTGATGCCTGCAGCGGCGGGTGCCGCGGGGGCGGCCCAGCCGGGTGAGCTGGAGCAGCTCAAGCGGCAGATTGGGGCGCTGGAGAAGAAGCTGGAGCAGGCGATTCAAGCCGGCGGCGTCGGCGGAGGGCGCGAGCAGGCGGCCCCGCAGAGGACGGCTGCACCTCCAAGCGCCCCGCGGGTATCCGCGCCATCGAAGCTTCCGCCGCAACTCGACAAGTTCATCGCGAGTAAGGACAGCTCTGACTTCGGCGAGGTGTATAAGCAGTGGAGTCACGTGCTGCAGGGTGTGAAGGAAGAGAAGGTTACGGTTCATGCCTGGTTCGTCGACGGGGAGCCGGTATCGGTGATGGATGATGCAGTGCTGGTCGCCTTCAAGAACACCATTCACCGGGATACGACGGAGAAGCCGGCGAATCGGCAGGTCATTGAGCATGTGCTGAATGCCAAGCTGGGCAAGCCTTACCGGCTGGTCACCATGATGATGAAGGACTGGAGCGAGGCTGCGACCAAATCCGCCTCCGGTGCCACAGAAGAGCTGCGTCTGGAGCATGAGCATGAAGCCGTTGAAGCGAAGTCTGAACCATGGATTGACGAGGCGATCCAGCTCTTTGGAGAAGACCTTGTTGTCATAAAAGAATAAACTGCAAGCCTATCCGCGCTGGAATGCGCATCCCAAAGGAGAGACGATGTATGAATAATATGAACCAAATGATGAAGCAGGTCAAAAAAATGCAGGAGCAGATGCTCAAAGCCCAGGAGGAACTGGGGAATAAGACGATCGAAGGTTCATCCGGAGGCGGCGTGGTTACCGTACAGGTGAACGGCCACAAGAAATTGCTATCCATTCAGATCAAGCCGGAGGTTGTTGATCCGGAGGATATCGAAATGCTCCAGGATCTCGTAATCACTGCTGTTAATGATGCTCTGACCCAGGCTGAAGAGTTGGCTAACAACGATATGGGTAAATTCACCGGCGGAATGAAGATTCCTGGCCTGTTCTAGGTCATTCCACTCCCGGGCATAAGGAGAACATACTTTGTATTATCCCGAACCGCTAGCCAAGCTGATTGAAGCTTTCACGCGTTTGCCCGGTATCGGCCCGAAGACGGCTGCCCGGCTGGCCTTTCATGTGCTGAACATGAAGGAGGATGAGGTGATTGATTTCGCCAAAGCCCTGGTCAGCGTCAAACGGAATCTTCATTATTGCTCGGTCTGCTGCAACATTACTGATACCGACCCGTGCCGGATCTGCCAGGACAAAACCCGCGATGCTTCCGTTATCTGTGTGGTTCAGGACTCCAAGGATCTGGTTGCTATTGAACGGACCAAAGAATATGGCGGCTACTACCATGTGCTTCAAGGCGCGATATCCCCGATGGAGGGGATAGGGCCGGATGATATCCGGCTGAAGGAGCTGCTGACCCGGCTCAGTGATGAGCGGGTGAAGGAGCTGATTATGGCGACTAATCCCAACATTGAGGGGGAGGCGACGGCCATGTATATTTCACGCCTGGTCCGTCCGTTCGAGCTGAAGATCACCAGAATAGCGCATGGCTTGCCGGTAGGCGGGGATCTGGAGTACGCGGACGAGGTCACCCTGTCGAAGGCGCTGGAAGGCCGCCGTGAGCTGTTCTGAGCGTGCTGCTGCGCTACAATATAAGTTATTAAGGAGCCTCCGGGCTCCTTTTTTCTATTTCCCGTTGTCTTTAGTTCCAATTAAATGCGGTCATATGCTTCCTCAAGGTTCTAAGTTTGTCCCTGTTCCGATATGTATGAGATTAGAGAGTACTGAGCATTGGCTTAGTCTGCACTTATTCATATCAGGAGGGATCGCGATGAAATGGTGGAACGTCAAGTGGCTGGGCGGAGCTGACGGGAGAGCGGAGAGAGCGAAGGCGGAAGAGGAGCTGGGAACGGTGTACCATGAAGTACGCAAGGCGCATTCCGAGTGGGAACGGGCCTATCTGATGTTTGATGAGGCGCTCGGCCAGGACCAGATTGACTACGCCATCTACATTCTGGAGGCAGCAGAACGTAAATATCAGATTCACCTTAAGCACGCCAAAAACCTGGGACTCGACCGGAGCCGGCTGCTGCTATGACCAGACTGATCGGTGGAGGGATGCTGCAATGCTGAGATTATTGGCTATAGCTGTACTGATTGTATCGGGTGTTCTGCTGCTGCTGACGGTATTCCGGCATAAGCTGGGCTGGGCATGGCTGAGTGTATTCGGCACTCATCTGATATTGGCTGCGCTGGCGATATACATTGTTAATTTTTCCGGTGTTGTAACGAATCTGCATGTTCCGCTCAATCCCGCCACGATAGGGACGGTAACCATCCTCGGACTGCCTGGAGTGCTCCTGCTGCTGGGCTTAAAATTAACTTTGTTCTAGAGGTTGACGCCGGCTGCCCATTCGTGATACATTAAGTCTCGGCCCTTTGGACAAGGCATCTTCGGATCACTTGCTGAAAGCTAAAGCGAAAAAGAAATTCAAAAAAACGCTTGACTGAAACAAGGGCGCTGTGATATATTATAAAGGTCGCTGCTGAGACAAAGTTAAGCGACAAAAGATGTGCTTGATCCTTGAAAACTGAACAACGAGTGAGTGGAAATCACCTCGGTGATTTCAAAAAAAATGATGAATTTCACAGCGTCTTGTGCGCTTTAGAAATATCATCTTGAGAATGCAAATTCTCGTCAGATGTTTCAAAATGAGCTATCGCTCTTTCAATACCTAATTGGAGAGTTTGATCCTGGCTCAGGACGAACGCTGGCGGCGTGCCTAATACATGCAAGTCGAGCGGAGTCTTGTTGGAAGCTTGCTTCCAACTTGGCTTAGCGGCGGACGGGTGAGTAACACGTAGGCAACCTGCCCCTAAGACTGGGATAACTACCGGAAACGGTAGCTAATACCGGATAATCTCTTTCCTCTCCTGAGGGAAGAATGAAAGGCGGAGCAATCTGCCGCTTGGGGATGGGCCTGCGGCGCATTAGCTAGTTGGCGGGGTAACGGCCCACCAAGGCGACGATGCGTAGCCGACCTGAGAGGGTGAACGGCCACACTGGGACTGAGACACGGCCCAGACTCCTACGGGAGGCAGCAGTAGGGAATCTTCCGCAATGGGCGACAGCCTGACGGAGCAACGCCGCGTGAGTGATGAAGGTTTTCGGATCGTAAAGCTCTGTTGCCAGGGAAGAACGTCCGGTAGAGTAACTGCTGCCGGAGTGACGGTACCTGAGAAGAAAGCCCCGGCTAACTACGTGCCAGCAGCCGCGGTAATACGTAGGGGGCAAGCGTTGTCCGGAATTATTGGGCGTAAAGCGCGCGCAGGCGGCTATTTAAGTCTGGTGTTTAAACCTTGGGCTCAACCTGGGGTCGCACTGGAAACTGGGTGGCTTGAGTACAGAAGAGGAAAGTGGAATTCCACGTGTAGCGGTGAAATGCGTAGAGATGTGGAGGAACACCAGTGGCGAAGGCGACTTTCTGGGCTGTAACTGACGCTGAGGCGCGAAAGCGTGGGGAGCAAACAGGATTAGATACCCTGGTAGTCCACGCCGTAAACGATGAGTGCTAGGTGTTAGGGGTTTCGATACCCTTGGTGCCGAAGTTAACACAGTAAGCACTCCGCCTGGGGAGTACGGTCGCAAGACTGAAACTCAAAGGAATTGACGGGGACCCGCACAAGCAGTGGAGTATGTGGTTTAATTCGAAGCAACGCGAAGAACCTTACCAGGTCTTGACATCCAACTAACGAAGCAGAGATGCATCAGGTGCCCTTCGGGGAAAGTTGAGACAGGTGGTGCATGGTTGTCGTCAGCTCGTGTCGTGAGATGTTGGGTTAAGTCCCGCAACGAGCGCAACCCTTGACTTTAGTTGCCAGCAGGTTGAGCTGGGCACTCTAGAGTGACTGCCGGTGACAAACCGGAGGAAGGTGGGGATGACGTCAAATCATCATGCCCCTTATGACCTGGGCTACACACGTACTACAATGGCCGGTACAACGGGAAGCGAAGCCGCGAGGTGGAGCCAATCCCAGCAAAGCCGGTCTCAGTTCGGATTGCAGGCTGCAACTCGCCTGCATGAAGTCGGAATTGCTAGTAATCGCGGATCAGCATGCCGCGGTGAATACGTTCCCGGGTCTTGTACACACCGCCCGTCACACCACGAGAGTTTACAACACCCGAAGTCGGTGGGGTAACCCGCAAGGGAGCCAGCCGCCGAAGGTGGGGTAGATGATTGGGGTGAAGTCGTAACAAGGTAGCCGTATCGGAAGGTGCGGCTGGATCACCTCCTTTCTATGGAGAATCGTCACCTGCAACGGTGACATTCAAATCGGAAGCTTGACTTCCATTAGAGCCTTCGGGTTCACACACTCACTCGTGTTCAGTTTTGAAAGAGCAAGTCTCTTTCAACAACGTTTGGTGGCGATAGCGGAGGGGTTCCACACGTACCCATCCCGAACACGACCGTTAAGCCCTCCAGC
This region of Paenibacillus sp. FSL K6-1096 genomic DNA includes:
- a CDS encoding UDP-N-acetylglucosamine 1-carboxyvinyltransferase, whose amino-acid sequence is MEKLMIGGGRPLEGVVTISGAKNSAIALIPAAILAESEVVLDNLPALSDVAVYSEILEELGANVSWTGSQMRIDPSRIVSIPMPNGPVKKLRASYYMMGALLGRFKEATIGLPGGCNFEPRPIDQHIKGFEALGATVTNDHGSIHLYAKELRGAKIYLDVSSVGATINIMLAASRAKGSTIIENAAKEPEIIDVATLLNSMGAVIKGAGTETIRIEGVNEMHGCRHSIIPDRIQAGTYMIAAAATRGNVLIDNVIPKHLEALTAKLLEMGVDIEELDESIRVIGRPSYEHVDVKALIYPGFATDLQSPMTSILTQAEGVSVLSDFVYSNRFKHVPELVRMGAKIRVEGRSAIIEGGKLNAAKVKAADLRAGAALVIAGLTVEEGITEVTGVEFIDRGYDNLVSNLRNLGAEVWREHE
- a CDS encoding radical SAM protein → MYLVYADEQGNVYDHPELYALARSGDMIVEMLEEELIPLPEGATLVGLPCTWAVGMNPETGEMLPLPEGSQAVGALLPQGYTRLCLPGYVKTDKSYKLPLFGYSAVVWKDGRFYVAADLTDDPEQWNPLNCDRELVKAGVGDLTAKYPENRLYGHLSNCALGYECLTSSNTFLGRWEGAVPVSYSCNAGCFGCISEQPDDSGFVSPQTRMNFRPTVSEISQVMLEHLKTPQSIVSFGQGCEGEPSTQAKLIIESIREVRAITDMGYININTNAGLSDHIRGIVDAGLDLMRVSTISALDDHYNAYYKPRGYTLANVEKSLKYAASQGVYTSINYLIFPGVTDREEEIEAMVEFVRRTDLKLIQMRNLNIDPESYLALIPPAQGEILGMKTMLEIFREELPGVVIGSFTHVPPAELARAKQRSVRI
- the dnaX gene encoding DNA polymerase III subunit gamma/tau → MEHIALYRAWRPQSFQDMVGQQHIIQTLQNAIREQRVSHAYLFSGPRGTGKTSAAKVLAKAVNCERGPGPEPCNECPSCLRITAGNIMDVQEIDAASNRGVEEIRDLRDKVKYAPTEVRRKVYIIDEVHMLTTEAFNALLKTLEEPPQHVMFILATTEPHKLPATIISRCQRFDFRRVSLEEQTGRLTEICRKEGISADDDALQYIARLSDGGMRDALSILDQISSFTDGKVTYQQVLGMTGGIPSEQFARLAAAILEGDMGQLLELVEQLMHEGKSADKCLENLLYYFRDLLMIKMVPGADQLTDRVLNPADFRDMAAAYSRERLFVIVETLSRYLGEMKYASHPQTIFEVALMKLCSSGSTAGDAAGIPAADAVMPAAAGAAGAAQPGELEQLKRQIGALEKKLEQAIQAGGVGGGREQAAPQRTAAPPSAPRVSAPSKLPPQLDKFIASKDSSDFGEVYKQWSHVLQGVKEEKVTVHAWFVDGEPVSVMDDAVLVAFKNTIHRDTTEKPANRQVIEHVLNAKLGKPYRLVTMMMKDWSEAATKSASGATEELRLEHEHEAVEAKSEPWIDEAIQLFGEDLVVIKE
- a CDS encoding response regulator, with protein sequence MEKKKVLIVDDQNGIRILLMEVFNSEGYATFQAANGKMALDIVRTESPDMVLLDMKIPGMDGLEILKHLKELNPSIKVIMMTAYGELDMIKEATKLGALMHFTKPFDIDEMRVAVNMHLHNKSVDQCS
- the rho gene encoding transcription termination factor Rho encodes the protein MDLQISDLEEMKLTDLYKLAKKYQIPYYGTLKKRELIFAILRAQAEQSGLMFMEGVLEILPEGYGFLRPINYLPSAEDIYISASQIRKFDLRSGDLVSGKCRTPKENERYFGLLQVNAVNGENPASAAERLHFPALTPLYPQDKLPLETSPTHLSTRIMDLLAPVGLGQRGLIVAPPKAGKTLLLKEIANSISTNNPEIALFVLLIDERPEEVTDMQRSVKGEVVASTFDELPENHIKVAELVLQRALRLVEHKKDVVILLDSITRLARAYNLVVPPSGRTLSGGIDPAAFHRPKRFFGSARNVEEGGSLTILATALVDTGSRMDDIIYEEFKGTGNMELHLDRKLAERRIFPAIDIRRSGTRREEVLLSKEELDTIWSIRKNMNESYDFVEGFLKKLRDSKTNAEFLASFDVAGNKESQSASGTASKGGTSNSGASARRTTRPKAPTVPTT
- a CDS encoding YbaB/EbfC family nucleoid-associated protein, coding for MNNMNQMMKQVKKMQEQMLKAQEELGNKTIEGSSGGGVVTVQVNGHKKLLSIQIKPEVVDPEDIEMLQDLVITAVNDALTQAEELANNDMGKFTGGMKIPGLF
- the rpmE gene encoding 50S ribosomal protein L31 yields the protein MQTAIQPKYNVTKVTCSCGNTFETGSVKQELKVEICSSCHPFYTGKQKFLDAGGRVDKFKKKYGI
- the fba gene encoding class II fructose-1,6-bisphosphate aldolase, with the protein product MPLVSMTDMLSKALEGKYAVGQFNINNLEWTQAILGAAEEEKSPVILGVSEGAARHMGGFNTVVKMVEGLIQDMKITVPVAIHLDHGSSFDKCKEAIDAGFTSVMIDGSHHPIDENIEMTKKVVEYAHAKGVSVEAEVGTVGGQEDDVIGGIQYADLNECVRIVKETGIDTLAPALGSVHGPYHGEPNLGFKEMEEICNAVKLPLVLHGGTGIPLHDIQKSISLGTSKINVNTENQIAFAKVVREVLAAKPDAYDPRTFIAPGREAIKQTVIGKIREFGSSNKA